A window of the Isosphaera pallida ATCC 43644 genome harbors these coding sequences:
- the infB gene encoding translation initiation factor IF-2: MSIRIHELAKELGLKSPELVETIRQAKKAGALDEKVKESALAALDEDAVRKIRDWVRDAQSKPRSTASSRNAPSVAAPPMIKPPPLPKPTAADSPSLTSRPAPPKPSASKPPVPPSPATTRSAVAAVAPSGEVKAKPSTPSAPLASVEEKPSPAPTPSALPSPAVSVQVEAPLAASARPSSPLASSVSAPAVPPKPPASSTPASVVAEPVSSPSPVSTSSPASVPVKSSPAPISANLAVAPEPPVAVASESTSEPSTPPNAQATRMAAAPRPDLPAASGPSPAPAPAPPLSRSTPPPPPPSPTRSGGGPLSGHTGPHRGDAGGPRPPIQRSEPRPQGASPRIGSSSEPAPLRRPAPLVLPPPASASGAEGRRERDEGGRREGGRPLPSMAVPAPPIRREGPRSPQPEGKIVRPDRTFTPEQLRAMMQAGKLGEPGAALPRGGEPAPPRTDRNRPAASPPPSAARPVLTPRPSRGGTPNIPPLPFPPIPSAASALGLPTRRDPATTRKTSTSPGLVDDEEDRRKATAGGRLGSAADRASRRARRNERAADRRVTSPISAEVILKDDGSEELRNRGIRRHKSKSGRRDQIVARKSSAVVEPPVTLRSLSEATGIRASELMSKLFSKYSRMLTINDIIDDETAQLLALEFGVDLTIQRGKTAEEEFLEELKYESSEEDLQPRPPVITILGHVDHGKTSLLDKISGRNVVASESGGITQHIGAFQVEDHQGRKITFVDTPGHEAFTAMRERGAMVTDIAVLVVAADDGVMPQTIEAINHAKAAKVPIVVALNKCDLPNINIEKIYGELSQHELVPEAWGGEVPVVRTSALTGEGIPDLLETLGIVAELHELKADPKRPAMGTCLEASMSGDRGVVCNVLVQEGTLRVGAPVVCGQAYGNVRAMFDSKGRSLTEAPPSTPVAIYGLDTVPMAGERFLVTPSINKAREIAESRRAVSRDDVVFERPKIDLENLGDLMTRGQIESLNLILKADVQGSLEAITKELGKLENTEIPIRILHRGVGAVTESDVSLAVASKAMIVAFRVDREDRAVSLAESKGIAIQRYDVIYKVTDDIKDALERKFKADIKEVQLGRAAVLQVFKISKVGTVAGCMITKGIIERSARVRVLREGKQIYEGTIEALKRFKDDVREVREGFECGIKIANYDDLKVDDIIEAYRIEEVRRSIQDVQKTAS, from the coding sequence TTGTCCATTCGGATTCACGAGTTGGCGAAGGAACTGGGTCTGAAAAGTCCCGAGTTGGTCGAGACCATCCGTCAGGCCAAAAAGGCCGGCGCGTTGGACGAAAAAGTGAAGGAAAGCGCCCTGGCCGCCTTGGACGAGGACGCGGTTCGTAAGATCCGCGATTGGGTGCGTGACGCTCAATCGAAGCCGCGATCCACCGCGTCGTCCCGAAACGCTCCGTCCGTTGCCGCGCCGCCAATGATTAAACCGCCGCCTCTTCCCAAGCCAACCGCCGCAGATTCGCCGTCCCTGACCTCACGCCCCGCTCCGCCCAAACCGTCCGCGTCCAAACCCCCAGTCCCGCCGTCGCCTGCCACCACCCGCTCTGCCGTCGCGGCGGTCGCCCCAAGTGGCGAGGTGAAGGCGAAACCCAGCACGCCGTCTGCCCCGTTGGCGAGCGTCGAGGAGAAGCCGTCCCCGGCTCCAACCCCATCCGCTCTGCCCTCCCCTGCCGTGAGTGTCCAGGTCGAGGCACCGTTAGCTGCGTCTGCCCGGCCTTCGTCCCCCTTGGCTTCGTCCGTGTCGGCTCCCGCCGTGCCACCGAAGCCCCCCGCGTCCTCCACGCCGGCCTCGGTCGTGGCCGAACCGGTGTCGTCTCCTTCCCCGGTATCGACGTCCTCCCCCGCGAGCGTCCCCGTGAAGTCGAGTCCCGCCCCGATCTCGGCCAATCTGGCCGTGGCCCCGGAGCCCCCGGTGGCCGTCGCGTCCGAGTCCACGTCGGAACCGTCCACGCCGCCCAACGCTCAGGCGACGCGGATGGCGGCAGCGCCCCGTCCCGATCTCCCCGCCGCCTCGGGGCCGAGTCCGGCTCCGGCCCCGGCCCCGCCCCTGTCCCGGTCTACCCCCCCTCCGCCCCCGCCTTCGCCTACCCGGTCGGGTGGTGGTCCCCTGTCGGGTCACACCGGTCCCCATCGCGGCGATGCCGGTGGTCCCCGTCCACCCATTCAGCGGAGTGAACCCCGACCCCAGGGAGCCAGCCCCCGAATCGGTTCGAGTTCCGAACCGGCGCCCCTGAGACGACCCGCTCCGCTCGTTCTACCCCCTCCAGCAAGCGCATCAGGGGCGGAAGGGCGTCGCGAACGCGACGAAGGCGGGCGCCGCGAGGGGGGCCGTCCTCTGCCCAGCATGGCCGTCCCCGCGCCGCCGATCCGTCGCGAAGGGCCGCGTTCCCCTCAGCCGGAAGGGAAAATCGTTCGGCCCGACCGCACGTTCACCCCAGAACAACTGCGGGCCATGATGCAAGCCGGCAAACTCGGTGAACCAGGGGCCGCTTTGCCGCGGGGCGGCGAACCCGCTCCGCCCCGGACCGATCGCAACCGCCCCGCCGCTAGCCCACCGCCCTCCGCCGCCCGCCCCGTTTTGACCCCGCGGCCGTCTCGCGGCGGGACTCCCAACATTCCCCCCTTGCCCTTCCCACCCATTCCCTCGGCCGCGTCGGCCCTGGGCCTGCCCACCCGCCGCGATCCAGCTACCACCCGCAAAACCAGCACGTCGCCAGGGTTGGTGGACGACGAGGAAGACCGCCGCAAAGCCACTGCCGGAGGCCGCCTCGGTTCGGCCGCCGACCGAGCCAGCCGCCGCGCACGCCGCAACGAACGGGCCGCCGATCGCCGGGTCACCTCGCCGATCTCCGCCGAAGTCATCCTCAAGGACGACGGCTCCGAGGAACTCCGAAACCGCGGCATCCGACGCCACAAGTCCAAGAGCGGACGACGCGACCAAATCGTGGCTCGCAAATCGTCCGCGGTGGTCGAGCCACCCGTGACCCTGCGCTCGCTTTCAGAAGCCACCGGCATCCGTGCAAGCGAACTGATGTCCAAGTTGTTCAGTAAATATTCGCGGATGCTCACAATTAACGACATCATCGACGACGAGACAGCTCAGCTGTTGGCGTTGGAGTTTGGTGTTGATTTGACGATTCAACGCGGCAAGACCGCCGAGGAGGAGTTTCTCGAGGAGCTCAAGTACGAATCGTCCGAAGAGGATCTTCAGCCGCGTCCGCCGGTCATCACCATTTTGGGCCATGTGGACCACGGCAAGACCTCGCTGCTGGATAAAATCAGCGGGCGCAACGTGGTGGCTTCCGAATCGGGCGGGATCACCCAGCATATCGGAGCCTTCCAGGTGGAGGACCATCAAGGTCGCAAGATCACCTTCGTGGATACTCCCGGTCACGAAGCGTTCACCGCGATGCGGGAGCGTGGCGCGATGGTCACCGACATTGCGGTGCTGGTCGTCGCCGCCGATGACGGGGTGATGCCCCAGACCATTGAGGCGATCAACCATGCCAAGGCGGCCAAGGTGCCGATCGTGGTGGCACTGAACAAGTGCGACTTGCCCAACATCAACATTGAGAAGATTTACGGTGAGTTGTCTCAACACGAGTTGGTGCCTGAAGCCTGGGGTGGCGAGGTTCCGGTGGTGCGGACTTCGGCGTTGACTGGCGAGGGGATTCCTGACCTGCTGGAAACCTTGGGGATCGTGGCCGAACTGCACGAGCTCAAGGCCGACCCCAAACGTCCGGCGATGGGGACCTGCCTGGAGGCGTCGATGTCGGGCGACCGGGGGGTGGTGTGCAACGTTCTGGTTCAGGAAGGAACGCTCCGGGTCGGCGCACCGGTGGTGTGTGGCCAGGCGTATGGCAACGTGCGGGCGATGTTCGACTCCAAGGGACGTTCGCTGACGGAGGCACCTCCCTCGACCCCGGTGGCGATCTACGGCCTCGACACCGTGCCAATGGCGGGGGAACGATTCCTCGTCACCCCTTCGATCAACAAAGCCCGCGAGATCGCCGAAAGTCGTCGCGCTGTGTCCCGCGACGATGTGGTCTTCGAGCGTCCCAAGATCGACCTGGAAAACCTCGGCGACCTGATGACCCGCGGTCAGATCGAGTCGCTCAACCTGATTTTGAAGGCCGACGTTCAGGGTTCGCTGGAAGCGATCACCAAGGAACTCGGCAAACTGGAAAACACCGAGATTCCGATTCGGATTCTGCACCGTGGGGTCGGCGCGGTCACCGAAAGCGACGTCAGCCTCGCCGTGGCCTCCAAGGCGATGATCGTGGCCTTTCGGGTGGACCGGGAGGATCGGGCGGTCAGCCTGGCCGAGTCCAAGGGCATCGCCATTCAACGCTACGACGTCATCTACAAGGTCACCGACGATATCAAGGACGCCCTGGAACGCAAGTTCAAAGCCGACATCAAAGAGGTCCAACTCGGTCGGGCGGCGGTGCTTCAGGTGTTCAAGATTTCCAAAGTCGGCACCGTGGCTGGCTGCATGATCACCAAGGGAATCATCGAACGCTCGGCTCGGGTGCGGGTCCTCCGCGAGGGCAAGCAGATCTACGAGGGCACGATTGAAGCCCTCAAACGCTTCAAGGACGATGTCCGCGAAGTCCGCGAAGGCTTTGAGTGCGGCATCAAGATTGCCAACTACGACGACCTCAAGGTGGACGACATCATCGAGGCGTATCGCATCGAAGAGGTTCGCCGCAGCATCCAGGATGTTCAAAAAACCGCGTCGTAA
- a CDS encoding tetratricopeptide repeat protein, with product MMTRRGFDSRDAFYLLPPDRVRGEFISPKRWWLTAFLIALAWMVNVAQGPLQAQEASHAIPPALMDEPRLDSTDSSSQPVEQENNAGKTRESPPAARLDLDPDPVGQVRGSALPRNLEQPPEPFVPAHPLDAEGRARLDRLADFAAARARELNRDNLAAIRLYRKLLETAPRSTAVLRRLSRINLVLGRINEAVEYSRRAVELDPNDSESLQLVVLFLQRAGQLDEARTLLETVLAAPALRQDSASALLAARELGFLYVLQPERIHEGASLIARVVRALDDKAAGNLSRAELSRVLGNPPQTYLRFGETLLNANRPNEAALAFERGLVYAPNDSALVTGLARARLRQDRAAEALRLVEGLIAQPNVVKFPETYRLQSEALEALGRGNEALARLEALAKASPRDVAIQAALADRLAREGRDQEALAILTGLINGPIDPPALITLTDLLIKAERVTDLLKIVGDLLARPNGVIAAQPLLARIVATPEFARLFLRQGIEGLSAEPPTLPESCRVALASIARQLNDLELQLQLDRLELKRNPNRQTYLQLFFGLVEAGRHGDAAETLSEMIAKFPESREPRIVVTLAQTRLRAGDKPGAIQAARDANALAGGDWETRRFAALVLSQAGVEDEAIELGRALLADAPNEPLVRLTLFSILMRAKRHEDALALARASLELDPANPDYPSMVGEALEALKQTDDAIEFYRSILDKADIATNPELELTIGQRLSGLLVKLGRIKSGQEVLETLFKKYPDDAGLNNDLGYLYADQGINLEQAETMIRKALEEEPDNPAYLDSLGWVLYKRGKVEESIPLLEKAIAKYPIVGGSATLQDHLGDAYLQLRNYAKARQAWLNAIEAAKRTDPPDVRLADLEAKLKLLDKIESENVSVSPDKPPPSR from the coding sequence ATGATGACGCGACGTGGGTTCGATTCCAGAGATGCGTTCTACTTATTACCTCCTGACAGAGTCCGCGGAGAGTTCATCAGCCCCAAACGATGGTGGTTGACCGCGTTCCTCATCGCTCTGGCGTGGATGGTCAACGTTGCTCAAGGCCCCCTGCAAGCTCAGGAGGCATCGCACGCCATTCCACCTGCGTTGATGGACGAACCACGTCTGGATTCGACCGACTCCTCATCGCAACCGGTTGAACAAGAAAACAACGCCGGCAAGACGCGGGAATCTCCGCCCGCCGCCAGGTTGGACCTTGACCCCGATCCGGTTGGTCAAGTCCGAGGGTCTGCCCTCCCGCGCAATCTGGAACAGCCTCCCGAACCATTCGTGCCAGCCCATCCCCTCGACGCCGAAGGCCGGGCGCGGCTGGATCGTCTGGCCGATTTCGCCGCCGCCCGCGCTCGGGAACTCAACCGCGATAATCTGGCCGCGATCCGTCTCTACCGTAAGCTGTTGGAGACCGCTCCCCGTTCCACCGCCGTGCTGCGACGTCTGAGCCGAATCAACCTGGTGTTGGGACGCATCAACGAGGCGGTTGAATACAGTCGGCGTGCGGTCGAACTCGATCCGAATGACTCCGAATCATTGCAACTGGTGGTGCTGTTTCTCCAACGCGCTGGCCAACTCGACGAAGCCCGCACGCTGTTGGAAACCGTCCTAGCCGCCCCTGCACTTCGACAAGACTCCGCCTCCGCCCTGCTAGCTGCCCGCGAGTTGGGATTCCTCTATGTTCTTCAGCCCGAACGCATCCATGAAGGAGCCAGCCTAATCGCTCGTGTGGTCCGCGCGTTGGACGACAAGGCGGCGGGTAACCTCAGCCGCGCGGAACTCAGCCGGGTTTTGGGAAATCCCCCCCAAACCTACCTCCGATTTGGGGAAACCCTGCTCAATGCCAACCGCCCCAATGAAGCGGCCCTGGCGTTCGAGCGCGGCTTGGTCTACGCGCCTAACGATTCCGCGTTGGTCACGGGATTGGCCCGGGCACGCCTCCGCCAGGACCGAGCCGCCGAGGCGTTGCGGCTGGTGGAAGGGCTGATCGCTCAGCCTAACGTTGTCAAGTTTCCCGAAACCTACCGGTTGCAAAGCGAAGCACTTGAAGCGCTTGGCCGGGGCAATGAGGCGCTGGCACGTCTGGAGGCGTTGGCTAAGGCGTCGCCCCGCGACGTGGCAATCCAAGCGGCACTGGCCGATCGTCTGGCTCGGGAGGGACGCGACCAAGAGGCGTTGGCGATCCTCACCGGCTTGATCAACGGCCCGATTGACCCTCCCGCCCTGATCACCCTGACCGATCTGCTCATCAAAGCGGAACGGGTGACCGATCTGCTCAAGATTGTGGGAGACCTGTTGGCCCGTCCCAACGGCGTGATCGCGGCCCAACCTCTGTTGGCCCGGATCGTGGCCACCCCTGAGTTCGCCCGCCTGTTTCTGCGTCAAGGGATCGAGGGCCTGTCGGCCGAGCCCCCAACCCTACCGGAATCCTGCCGCGTCGCTCTGGCCTCCATCGCCAGGCAGCTCAATGATCTGGAACTCCAACTCCAACTCGATCGCTTAGAACTCAAGCGCAACCCCAATCGCCAAACCTACCTGCAACTGTTCTTCGGATTGGTCGAGGCCGGTCGGCATGGTGACGCGGCGGAAACGCTCAGCGAGATGATCGCCAAGTTTCCCGAATCGCGTGAACCGCGGATCGTGGTCACGCTGGCCCAAACCCGCCTGCGAGCCGGCGACAAACCAGGCGCGATCCAAGCCGCGCGTGACGCCAACGCCCTGGCCGGTGGCGATTGGGAGACCCGTCGGTTCGCCGCGCTGGTTTTGTCTCAGGCTGGCGTCGAGGACGAGGCGATCGAACTGGGACGCGCGCTGCTAGCCGACGCCCCCAACGAACCCCTGGTTCGTTTGACCTTGTTTAGCATCCTCATGCGCGCCAAGCGCCATGAGGACGCCCTGGCGCTTGCGCGCGCGTCGCTGGAACTCGACCCTGCCAATCCCGACTATCCCTCGATGGTGGGCGAAGCGCTCGAAGCACTCAAGCAAACCGACGATGCCATCGAGTTTTACCGCTCGATTCTGGACAAGGCCGACATTGCGACCAATCCCGAACTCGAATTGACCATCGGCCAACGCCTCTCGGGTCTCTTGGTTAAACTTGGCCGGATCAAATCGGGTCAGGAGGTCTTGGAAACGCTCTTTAAGAAATATCCCGACGACGCGGGACTCAATAACGACCTGGGCTATCTCTACGCTGACCAAGGCATCAACTTGGAACAAGCCGAAACCATGATCCGCAAAGCGCTGGAGGAGGAGCCGGACAACCCCGCCTACCTCGACAGCCTGGGGTGGGTGCTTTACAAGCGCGGCAAGGTGGAAGAGAGCATCCCCTTGCTCGAAAAGGCAATCGCCAAGTATCCAATTGTTGGCGGCAGCGCCACCTTGCAGGACCATCTAGGCGACGCCTACCTTCAGCTTCGGAATTACGCCAAAGCGCGGCAAGCCTGGCTCAACGCCATTGAGGCGGCCAAACGAACCGATCCTCCTGATGTTCGTCTGGCCGATCTCGAGGCGAAACTCAAATTGCTTGACAAGATTGAATCTGAGAACGTCTCGGTCTCGCCCGACAAGCCCCCTCCGTCCCGCTGA
- a CDS encoding fasciclin domain-containing protein translates to MRTLLSAFAALAIALPASAEDKTIVEIAAGNKDFSTLVAAVKAAGLVDTLNGPGPFTVFAPTDEAFAKLPEGTVENLLKPENKDKLVKILTYHVLKGEVKAEKVLGMNGKKVPTVQGSDITITVSGGKVMINKANVIKTDIQACNGVIHVIDTVILPPDNN, encoded by the coding sequence ATGCGCACTCTGCTTTCCGCTTTCGCTGCTCTGGCTATCGCCCTGCCCGCTTCCGCCGAAGACAAGACCATCGTCGAAATCGCTGCTGGCAACAAAGACTTCAGCACTCTGGTCGCCGCCGTCAAGGCTGCCGGCTTGGTTGACACCCTGAATGGCCCCGGTCCCTTCACCGTCTTCGCCCCGACCGACGAAGCCTTCGCCAAACTGCCCGAAGGCACGGTCGAGAACCTGCTGAAGCCCGAAAACAAAGACAAGCTGGTGAAGATTCTGACCTACCACGTTCTCAAGGGCGAGGTCAAAGCTGAGAAGGTTCTTGGCATGAACGGCAAGAAGGTACCCACCGTTCAAGGCTCGGACATCACCATCACCGTGAGCGGTGGTAAGGTGATGATCAACAAAGCCAACGTTATTAAGACCGACATTCAAGCCTGCAACGGTGTGATCCATGTCATCGACACCGTGATTCTGCCCCCCGACAACAACTGA
- the nusA gene encoding transcription termination factor NusA codes for MSLDLPRIIDTIHREKGIPKDLLIDAIQTAILNAARKFFNDSEGLSITIDPQTLKIDATRGGERVDPAVFGRIAAQTAKQIMIQKFREAERDTLFEEFESQKGDLLTGTVQRFEGGAVLVNLGKTDAILPRPEQIPGEALHPGDRIRAVVHEVKKQGQRVKIILSRTHPDFVRKLFELEIPEIADNTIQIRALAREAGYRTKVAVASVDPKVDAVGACVGVRGSRIKTITDELGGERIDIVRWNDSLQVLIPNALAPAEIDEVMLCGLLGRAIVLVRDDQLSLAIGRRGQNVRLASKLVGWDIEIMTAEELDEVIDRAIQMFTQIEGVDAELAQNLVEQGILSYDDLSVMEIDDLVATIEGLDHERAIRIVEAAEELAEQQSEESPRRKGGRGSTSGRNAVSQVQAHSSSVVSAVAVETGSVASDATDDEAAPQQASVDATAMERESVASETSPSQENELEVSEANEEDHDSVRFNDDPPPAPVATTGADAAAAVAADAPSTLPQSAPESGGEVRDMNQP; via the coding sequence ATGAGTTTGGATTTGCCGCGCATTATCGATACGATCCACCGCGAGAAGGGAATCCCCAAGGATCTCCTCATCGACGCGATCCAAACTGCCATCCTCAACGCCGCCCGCAAGTTCTTCAACGACTCCGAGGGACTGTCGATCACCATCGACCCTCAAACCCTCAAAATCGACGCCACCCGGGGAGGCGAACGGGTCGATCCAGCGGTGTTTGGCCGAATCGCCGCGCAAACCGCCAAACAAATCATGATCCAAAAGTTCCGCGAGGCGGAACGGGACACGTTGTTCGAGGAGTTCGAGAGTCAAAAGGGCGACTTGCTCACCGGCACGGTCCAACGCTTCGAGGGAGGAGCGGTTTTGGTCAATTTGGGCAAGACCGATGCGATCCTCCCCCGCCCGGAACAGATCCCCGGCGAAGCGCTCCACCCCGGCGACCGAATCCGGGCGGTGGTCCATGAGGTCAAAAAACAAGGGCAGCGGGTCAAAATCATCCTCAGCCGCACCCACCCCGACTTCGTGCGCAAGCTGTTCGAGTTGGAAATTCCCGAGATCGCGGACAACACGATTCAGATCCGAGCCCTGGCGCGGGAGGCCGGTTACCGCACCAAGGTAGCGGTCGCCTCGGTCGATCCCAAGGTGGACGCGGTGGGAGCATGTGTCGGCGTGCGCGGCAGCCGGATCAAGACAATCACGGACGAACTCGGCGGCGAACGCATCGACATTGTACGCTGGAATGACTCACTCCAAGTCCTGATCCCCAACGCGCTGGCTCCCGCCGAGATCGACGAGGTGATGCTCTGCGGCCTGCTGGGACGGGCCATCGTGCTGGTCCGCGACGACCAACTCTCCTTGGCCATCGGGCGGCGGGGACAAAACGTCCGGCTCGCCAGCAAACTGGTCGGGTGGGACATCGAAATCATGACCGCCGAGGAACTCGACGAAGTTATTGATAGAGCGATTCAAATGTTCACTCAAATTGAGGGAGTGGACGCCGAGCTTGCTCAGAACCTGGTAGAGCAGGGGATTTTGAGTTACGACGACCTGTCGGTCATGGAGATCGACGATCTGGTGGCGACGATCGAAGGTCTGGACCACGAGCGAGCCATCCGGATTGTGGAGGCGGCTGAGGAGTTGGCCGAGCAGCAAAGCGAGGAGAGCCCCCGGCGCAAGGGAGGGCGTGGCAGCACCTCGGGCCGCAACGCGGTCAGTCAGGTCCAAGCTCATTCGAGTTCCGTCGTGTCCGCGGTGGCGGTTGAAACGGGGTCGGTGGCCAGCGACGCGACCGACGACGAAGCCGCCCCCCAGCAGGCGTCCGTCGATGCTACCGCGATGGAAAGGGAGTCGGTCGCGTCCGAGACGTCCCCCTCTCAGGAGAACGAGTTGGAGGTTTCCGAGGCGAACGAGGAGGACCACGACAGCGTCCGATTCAACGATGACCCCCCCCCCGCTCCGGTTGCGACCACCGGGGCGGACGCCGCCGCGGCGGTCGCGGCGGACGCTCCCTCAACGCTTCCCCAGTCAGCCCCGGAATCCGGTGGCGAGGTGCGGGACATGAACCAGCCATGA
- a CDS encoding YebC/PmpR family DNA-binding transcriptional regulator, whose protein sequence is MAGHSHAANVAHRKGVVDARRGKLFSKLCRAIYVAAKNGDPNPESNLRLRYAIEKARQFSCPKENIERSIKKATGELGADNYEEVLYEGYGPGGVAVLCEVLTDNRNRTAGELRKAFDVAGGNLGSTGCVSYLFAKKGVILVNQTAIAEDELMEIVLEAGAEDMHPDSGFYEITCDPKSLDAIKQALVDRHIEIESAELTYIPSTTVDLDVELGKKMLKLREALDDNEDVQNVYSNDNLPDELSDQV, encoded by the coding sequence ATGGCAGGTCACTCCCACGCGGCCAACGTGGCCCACCGCAAAGGGGTGGTGGATGCTCGTCGCGGCAAGTTGTTCAGCAAGCTCTGTCGCGCCATTTACGTCGCCGCCAAGAACGGCGATCCCAACCCAGAAAGCAACCTGCGACTGCGCTACGCGATTGAAAAGGCTCGGCAATTCAGTTGCCCCAAGGAAAACATTGAACGATCGATCAAGAAGGCCACCGGTGAACTCGGTGCCGACAACTACGAGGAAGTCCTTTACGAGGGATATGGTCCCGGCGGAGTCGCCGTGCTTTGCGAAGTCTTGACCGACAATCGCAACCGCACCGCGGGCGAACTGCGCAAAGCGTTCGACGTGGCCGGCGGCAACCTCGGCTCGACTGGTTGCGTAAGCTACCTCTTCGCCAAAAAGGGGGTCATCCTAGTCAACCAGACCGCGATCGCGGAGGATGAACTCATGGAGATCGTCCTAGAGGCAGGAGCCGAGGATATGCACCCTGACTCGGGTTTTTATGAAATCACGTGTGATCCCAAGAGCCTCGACGCGATCAAACAAGCTTTGGTCGACCGTCACATCGAGATCGAATCGGCCGAGTTGACCTACATTCCCAGCACCACGGTCGATCTCGACGTGGAACTAGGTAAAAAGATGCTCAAGCTTCGGGAAGCCCTTGACGACAACGAGGATGTCCAAAACGTTTACTCTAACGACAACCTCCCGGACGAACTCAGCGACCAGGTTTGA
- the rbfA gene encoding 30S ribosome-binding factor RbfA yields MPSHRPLKVAEAIREVVAHSILFELSDPRIKNVTVLRVEVPGDLRTAKVFVSVMGPPKTQSLSLRGLQSARGFLQSKVAARLQMKTVPILSFELDDSLRKAQEMAALFARAEAELGLGTRTAAEPPPTAPLDHPPSSHDEPDQSDQETTDTADSPATNQDDPPPCGSPSHPNAADQPPPR; encoded by the coding sequence ATGCCCAGTCATCGCCCTTTGAAAGTCGCCGAAGCTATCCGCGAGGTGGTCGCTCACTCGATCTTGTTTGAACTTTCCGACCCGCGGATCAAGAATGTCACCGTGCTGAGGGTCGAGGTGCCGGGCGACCTGAGAACGGCCAAGGTCTTCGTTTCGGTGATGGGTCCGCCCAAAACCCAAAGTCTGAGCCTTCGAGGTCTCCAAAGCGCCCGTGGCTTTCTGCAATCCAAAGTCGCCGCCCGCCTGCAGATGAAAACGGTGCCGATCCTCAGCTTTGAGTTGGATGACAGCCTCCGCAAAGCCCAGGAGATGGCGGCACTGTTCGCCCGCGCGGAAGCCGAACTGGGTCTCGGAACCCGAACCGCCGCCGAGCCACCGCCGACCGCGCCTCTTGACCACCCACCCTCGTCCCACGATGAACCCGACCAGTCGGACCAGGAGACGACGGACACCGCCGATTCCCCGGCAACCAATCAGGACGACCCCCCGCCTTGCGGTTCTCCCTCTCACCCGAACGCGGCTGACCAGCCTCCGCCGCGTTGA